A single Bacteroidota bacterium DNA region contains:
- a CDS encoding DUF2520 domain-containing protein, with translation THLSKALQKAGHHILQIYSRTEKSAKELAMQLNVPYTFNLSDLNREADLYVISVSDKAIEPLLAQKDFGKKLVIHTSGSISMDVFKGHASNYGVFYPLQTFSKFKEIDLKKVPVCIEANTRENEEILLAVARELSDNVQLVDSQQREIIHVAAVFACNFSNQMYAIADKLLKEHGLPFNILLPLIDETAEKIKITSPLEAQTGPAVRDDQNVIDNHLKLLTNFPEFQKIYSFVTESIQSLQETKKK, from the coding sequence CCACCCACCTGTCAAAGGCACTGCAAAAAGCCGGGCATCATATTCTTCAGATATACAGCCGTACGGAAAAATCCGCAAAAGAACTGGCAATGCAACTTAATGTACCGTATACCTTTAATTTATCGGATTTAAATAGAGAGGCCGATTTATATGTTATCTCCGTTAGCGATAAAGCAATAGAACCCTTATTGGCTCAAAAGGATTTCGGGAAAAAACTGGTGATTCATACCTCAGGAAGCATCAGCATGGATGTTTTCAAAGGACATGCATCCAATTACGGGGTTTTTTATCCCCTTCAGACTTTTTCAAAATTCAAGGAAATAGACCTTAAAAAGGTTCCCGTCTGTATTGAAGCAAACACCAGGGAAAATGAAGAAATATTGCTGGCAGTTGCCCGTGAATTGTCGGATAATGTCCAACTGGTCGACTCGCAACAACGGGAAATCATCCATGTAGCAGCCGTTTTTGCCTGCAATTTTTCCAACCAGATGTACGCCATTGCCGATAAACTGCTTAAAGAACACGGGTTGCCCTTCAATATCCTGCTGCCCCTGATCGACGAAACTGCAGAAAAAATCAAAATAACTTCCCCTTTGGAAGCTCAAACAGGACCGGCAGTACGAGATGACCAAAATGTTATTGACAACCACTTAAAACTACTGACAAATTTCCCTGAGTTCCAAAAAATATATAGCTTTGTAACCGAAAGCATACAAAGTTTGCAGGAAACCAAGAAAAAATAA